In the genome of Aequorivita sp. H23M31, the window AATCCACTGGGCGAAATCGCACTGCTGCCCATCATAGCAATAGCATCCATATCGAGCTCAATCCCGAAATTGTTATAACAGCAAAAATCTTCCGCCTCTTTCAATGCGGCTGAGAAAGACAGTTTCTTTTGCACTGAAATATCCTCAAATAAATTAAAACCTACTCTTTGATTATTTTCTTGTAAAGAATTGAAAACACCTTCCGAAGTATAATTTCTGTGGAGTCCAAAAATGAAATACTTGTCCAAAAAGCCATTTTCAAAGGCATAGGAAAATCCGTTTCCGCTATGCCTATGTTCCAGAGCACGGAAATCTGTATGGGCATCAAAATTAATGCAATTTATCTTTGAATTCAGACCCTGGGAGGTTCCCATCAAATTCCCATAGCTATTGTTATGGCCTCCTCCGATGATAATGGGAAATTTGCCAGCTTCAATGATTTTCTGTATTATCATTGAAACTTTATGATCTATTTGGACTACCAATTCTCCAAGTTCTTCAGCGTAATGATTTACTTCTTTAGTTAGAGATGCGGCTTGTTTCATTTGTACATCGCAGTCGATTTCACCCAGAAGAATTAGATTTTCAGCATTTGTGAAGGAGTTATATTGAATATTGAGAAAACTGGCCAAAGCAGCACTCCAAGCCATCGACGTACCAGGATTACCGTAATTGGCACGCACACCTATATCTTCAGGAATTCCCAATAATACAAATTTTGATGTATTTTTTTTGAGATCATCTAATGATTTAATGAACGAAATTTTTTCCCCAAACTTTGTTTCTCCCGCTCTCCGATTTATGAGTGGGGCTATATCCTTTTCGCAATAGATTTTCAATATGTTCATTTTATTTCAGAACCATTTATTATTACGGAGTCAATTAAATTACTGCCAAAAGCGTAGGGCAAATAGCCATAAGAGGGAATCTCTTTGGTAATTATAAGATTGGCAATTTTTCCTTTGGTTATGCTACCGTGCGTATGACTCAATCCCATGGCATAAGCCCCGTTCACTGTTGCGGCATTTATGGCTTCCTCTGGGGTCAGTCTCATTTTGACACAAGCGGTGGAAACTACAAAATTCATATTTCCACTGGGAGTTGATCCCGGATTATAATCCGTAGCGAGTGCGAGCGGAAGTCCGGCATCGATCATTTTTCTTCCTGGAGCATAGGGAATGCTCAAAAAATAAGAACAAGAAGGAAGAGCAACTGGCATTGTTCCCGTATTTTGTAACGCATTAATATCCTCGTCCGTCATTACTTCCAAGTGATCTACGCTTAAAGCCCCATGCTTTACAGCCGCCTCTACCCCACCGATGCTATTGAATTGATTTACGTGGACCTTGGGAATAAGATTGTATTTTTTGGCCTCATCGAGGAGCCGCTCCATATCGGCCACTGAAAAATATCCCTCTTCGCAAAAAATATCGACATATTCGGCAAGTTCGTCTTCCGCCACTTGTGGAAGCATTTGTTCACAAATAAGGTCCAAATAGCCACTTTTATCATTTTTATATTCCGGGGGAATGGCGTGGGCGCCTAAAAATGTAGTCTTTATGGCAATGGGATATTCTTTGGCAAGTCTCTTTGCAACGCGAAGCATTTTTAATTCGGCTTCCACGGTGAGACCATAACCACTTTTTATTTCAACTGCACCTGTGCCTAGGCGCATTACTTCTTCTAATCGAGTTGCAGATTGACAATAAAGGTCCTCTTCAGATGTTTGTTGCAGTTTCTTTGCACTGTTTATAATTCCTCCGCCCTTTTCAGCAATTTGTTGGTAACTAAGCCCTTTTATCCGATCAACAAACTCCTGCTCACGGTTTCCCGCATACACAATATGTGAATGGCTGTCGCACCAAGCCGGAAGAACGATTTTTCCAGAACAATCCAAAGTTTTAAAACCTTTGTGCGGACCCATTTTATCCATTTTTCCAAAATCTTTTATAATTCCCTGCTCAATATACAACCAAGCGTTTTTCAAGGTGGGAAGCTCTTTCATCTGATCTCCGGAAAGTTTTTCGGGACAGTGTTCC includes:
- a CDS encoding formimidoylglutamase, with amino-acid sequence MNILKIYCEKDIAPLINRRAGETKFGEKISFIKSLDDLKKNTSKFVLLGIPEDIGVRANYGNPGTSMAWSAALASFLNIQYNSFTNAENLILLGEIDCDVQMKQAASLTKEVNHYAEELGELVVQIDHKVSMIIQKIIEAGKFPIIIGGGHNNSYGNLMGTSQGLNSKINCINFDAHTDFRALEHRHSGNGFSYAFENGFLDKYFIFGLHRNYTSEGVFNSLQENNQRVGFNLFEDISVQKKLSFSAALKEAEDFCCYNNFGIELDMDAIAMMGSSAISPSGFTVEEARIFVGRFTKNTNARYLHICEGAPLLGLFPTQVGKTIAYLISDAISVT
- the hutI gene encoding imidazolonepropionase, producing MKLLLTHIKELLQVREHCPEKLSGDQMKELPTLKNAWLYIEQGIIKDFGKMDKMGPHKGFKTLDCSGKIVLPAWCDSHSHIVYAGNREQEFVDRIKGLSYQQIAEKGGGIINSAKKLQQTSEEDLYCQSATRLEEVMRLGTGAVEIKSGYGLTVEAELKMLRVAKRLAKEYPIAIKTTFLGAHAIPPEYKNDKSGYLDLICEQMLPQVAEDELAEYVDIFCEEGYFSVADMERLLDEAKKYNLIPKVHVNQFNSIGGVEAAVKHGALSVDHLEVMTDEDINALQNTGTMPVALPSCSYFLSIPYAPGRKMIDAGLPLALATDYNPGSTPSGNMNFVVSTACVKMRLTPEEAINAATVNGAYAMGLSHTHGSITKGKIANLIITKEIPSYGYLPYAFGSNLIDSVIINGSEIK